From a region of the Actinopolymorpha singaporensis genome:
- the murC gene encoding UDP-N-acetylmuramate--L-alanine ligase, with the protein MIVPPPSELVPAEKLGRVHFVGIGGAGLSGIARIMIARGITVTGSDAKDSRTLTALRALGATCYVGHDPAYVADVDTVVVSTAIKENNPEVVEARRRGLLLYSRAAALSAVMEGRRVAAVSGAHGKTTTSSMLAVALQHCGADPSFAIGGNFNDTGTNAHDGTGDIFVVEADESDRAFLQYSPEVAVVTNVDPDHLDMYESPEDYHRAFDAFVDRIVPGGCLVACVDDPGARRLAEASRARGVDVHTYGEAEDADIRIEDVHQQPLSSSFEVVVQGRREGTIDVHVAGRHHTWNAAAAYAAGLALGFPSGELREGLSSYAGTRRRFEYKGMVGGVRVYDDYGHHPTEMLVNLRAARGAAGEGRVVVCFRPLRHTRTQFFYRELGEALGLADEVVVMDPTGDDPIPGVTGALIIPHIPLPPERIVYERSWSAAPVRVAERVRPGDLVLTLGAPDVALVGPEVLELVGDRLAAESEPGAH; encoded by the coding sequence ATGATCGTTCCTCCCCCGTCGGAGCTGGTTCCCGCGGAGAAGCTCGGCCGTGTCCACTTCGTGGGAATCGGCGGGGCCGGCCTGTCCGGTATCGCGCGCATCATGATCGCCCGCGGCATCACCGTCACCGGCAGCGACGCCAAGGACTCCCGCACCCTCACCGCCCTCCGCGCCCTCGGCGCCACCTGTTACGTCGGGCACGACCCCGCCTACGTCGCGGACGTGGACACCGTGGTGGTGTCCACCGCGATCAAGGAGAACAACCCCGAGGTCGTGGAGGCCCGACGGCGCGGGCTGCTGCTGTACTCCCGGGCCGCCGCGCTGTCGGCGGTGATGGAGGGCCGTCGGGTGGCGGCGGTGTCCGGTGCACACGGCAAGACCACCACGTCGTCGATGCTCGCGGTCGCGCTCCAGCACTGCGGTGCGGACCCGTCGTTCGCGATCGGCGGCAACTTCAACGACACCGGCACCAACGCCCACGACGGCACCGGCGACATCTTCGTGGTGGAGGCCGACGAGTCCGACCGGGCGTTCCTGCAGTACTCACCGGAGGTGGCGGTGGTGACCAACGTCGACCCCGACCACCTCGACATGTACGAATCCCCGGAGGACTACCACCGGGCGTTCGACGCCTTCGTGGACCGGATCGTGCCGGGCGGCTGCCTGGTCGCCTGCGTCGACGACCCGGGTGCGCGCCGGCTCGCCGAGGCGTCCCGCGCCCGCGGGGTCGACGTACACACCTATGGCGAGGCCGAGGACGCCGACATCCGGATCGAGGACGTCCACCAGCAGCCGCTCAGCTCCAGCTTCGAGGTCGTCGTGCAGGGTCGCCGGGAGGGCACCATCGACGTGCACGTCGCCGGGCGGCACCACACCTGGAACGCCGCCGCCGCGTACGCCGCGGGGCTGGCGCTCGGCTTCCCGTCCGGCGAGCTTCGCGAGGGGCTGTCGAGCTACGCCGGCACCCGGCGCCGGTTCGAGTACAAGGGCATGGTCGGAGGGGTGCGCGTCTACGACGACTACGGCCACCACCCGACCGAGATGCTGGTCAACCTGCGCGCCGCGCGCGGGGCCGCGGGGGAGGGGCGGGTCGTCGTCTGTTTCCGTCCGCTCCGGCACACCCGGACGCAGTTCTTCTACCGCGAACTCGGCGAGGCCCTCGGGCTGGCCGACGAGGTGGTCGTGATGGATCCCACCGGCGACGACCCGATCCCGGGCGTCACCGGCGCACTGATCATCCCGCACATCCCGCTGCCGCCGGAACGGATCGTCTACGAACGGTCCTGGTCGGCGGCCCCGGTGCGGGTGGCCGAGCGGGTCCGGCCCGGCGACCTGGTCCTCACCCTCGGCGCACCCGACGTCGCACTGGTCGGCCCGGAGGTCCTCGAGCTCGTGGGCGACCGGCTGGCGGCGGAGAGCGAGCCGGGAGCGCACTGA
- a CDS encoding cell division protein FtsQ/DivIB, producing MPTGGTGVSRTSARGSANRSARRFGRRRWSRRLARMRPLLVLVAIVLVVGAGVWAVAFSSLLDARSVAVRGLTSASGLSPAQVRSAAAVPLRRPLARVDLAAVRTRIVAQLPPVKEAEVSRSWPHEVTVRIVERRAVAVWRDGSAYHLVDADGVPFRAVPDAAGAYPLVQLRAGRPSPQRAEELRVVGARVAAALPRPLLRRLDTIEVKTPDAVMLRLHGGVTVVWGNAENSRLKARVLAELLPRKAKVYDVSVPSFPTTRA from the coding sequence ATGCCGACGGGGGGCACGGGGGTCTCGCGTACGTCGGCACGCGGTTCGGCGAACAGGTCGGCGCGCAGGTTCGGCCGCCGGCGTTGGTCGCGCCGGCTGGCGCGGATGCGACCGCTGCTCGTCCTGGTCGCGATAGTGCTCGTCGTCGGCGCGGGCGTGTGGGCGGTCGCGTTCTCCAGCCTGCTGGACGCCCGGTCGGTCGCCGTGCGCGGCCTGACCTCCGCGTCCGGGCTCTCCCCGGCACAGGTGCGGTCCGCGGCGGCGGTGCCGCTGCGCCGCCCGCTGGCCCGGGTCGACCTCGCGGCCGTACGCACCCGGATCGTGGCCCAGCTGCCGCCGGTCAAGGAGGCCGAGGTGAGCCGCTCGTGGCCGCACGAGGTGACGGTGCGGATCGTGGAGCGCAGGGCGGTCGCGGTGTGGCGGGACGGATCGGCGTACCACCTTGTCGACGCCGATGGCGTTCCTTTCCGCGCGGTGCCGGACGCGGCTGGGGCCTACCCGCTCGTGCAGCTGCGAGCCGGGCGCCCGAGCCCGCAGAGGGCGGAGGAGTTGCGTGTGGTCGGTGCCCGGGTGGCGGCGGCGCTGCCCAGGCCACTCCTGCGCAGACTCGACACGATCGAGGTGAAGACTCCGGACGCGGTCATGCTGCGGTTGCATGGCGGGGTGACGGTCGTCTGGGGGAACGCCGAGAACTCCAGGCTGAAGGCCCGGGTCCTCGCCGAACTCCTTCCCCGCAAGGCGAAGGTCTACGACGTGAGCGTGCCGAGCTTCCCGACCACCCGGGCCTGA
- the murG gene encoding undecaprenyldiphospho-muramoylpentapeptide beta-N-acetylglucosaminyltransferase: MHVVLAGGGSAGHISPALALAAALRRTDPEVGLTFLGTEEGLEARLIPAAGYDLALIPRVPLPRELTPRLLTVPGRLAGAVRASAAVIERTGAQVVVGLGGYVAMPAYLAARRMKLPVVVHEQNARPGIANRFAARFVTSDVAVSFPATPLRHARFVGLPIRREIAALDRSALRAQARAEFGLDPDRPTLLVTGGSQGAQRINQAVSQAAPALAAAGVQVLHATGPRNTVEVPPPAPGDPPYVVVPYIERMDLAYAAADLAVGRAGANTVTELAAVGLPAVFVPYAVGNGEQRLNAQPVVDAGGGLLVDDADLTPDWVREHVVGLATDHARLTAMAKVAQDLMPADADERLAELVRAAAARSQGKAGKVGR, translated from the coding sequence GTGCACGTTGTTCTCGCCGGGGGTGGTAGCGCCGGCCACATCAGCCCGGCACTTGCCCTCGCCGCCGCGCTCCGGCGCACCGACCCCGAGGTGGGTCTCACGTTTCTCGGTACGGAGGAGGGCCTGGAGGCTCGGCTGATCCCGGCCGCCGGCTACGACCTGGCGCTCATTCCCCGGGTGCCGCTGCCCCGGGAGCTGACCCCGCGGCTGCTCACCGTCCCCGGCCGGCTGGCCGGTGCCGTGCGGGCCTCGGCCGCGGTGATCGAACGCACCGGAGCGCAGGTGGTGGTCGGGCTGGGTGGCTACGTCGCCATGCCCGCCTACCTCGCCGCCCGGCGGATGAAGCTGCCGGTCGTGGTGCACGAGCAGAACGCCCGCCCGGGAATCGCCAACCGGTTCGCGGCCCGGTTCGTCACCTCCGACGTGGCGGTGAGCTTCCCGGCGACGCCGCTTCGGCACGCGAGGTTCGTCGGGCTGCCGATCCGGCGGGAGATCGCCGCCCTGGACCGGTCCGCCCTGCGGGCCCAGGCCAGGGCGGAGTTCGGGCTGGACCCAGACCGTCCGACCCTGCTGGTCACCGGTGGATCCCAGGGCGCCCAGCGGATCAACCAGGCCGTCTCCCAGGCCGCGCCCGCGCTGGCCGCCGCCGGGGTCCAGGTGCTGCACGCCACCGGGCCGCGCAACACCGTCGAGGTGCCGCCGCCGGCCCCTGGCGACCCGCCGTACGTCGTGGTGCCGTACATCGAGCGGATGGACCTGGCCTATGCTGCCGCCGACCTCGCGGTCGGCCGGGCCGGTGCCAACACCGTGACCGAGCTCGCCGCGGTCGGGCTGCCCGCCGTCTTCGTCCCGTACGCGGTCGGCAACGGCGAGCAGCGACTGAACGCACAACCCGTGGTGGACGCCGGCGGCGGCCTGCTCGTCGACGACGCCGACCTCACCCCCGACTGGGTGCGCGAGCACGTGGTCGGGCTCGCGACAGACCACGCCCGGCTGACCGCGATGGCCAAGGTCGCCCAGGACCTCATGCCGGCCGACGCCGACGAGCGGCTGGCCGAGCTGGTTCGGGCGGCAGCCGCGCGTTCGCAGGGCAAAGCCGGAAAGGTTGGCCGATGA